ttgttcttaataATGGAGATATTTTTGAgtgtttttgggtttgagtttttaaaaatacttaCACCTACAAAaagagtgttttttttaatttttttaaatttttaaaattttttttttttatagttggtttaggtttttgtttgcttacAGACTACGCTTGAattaaaggaaaacaaaagagtaaatagaaaaaggaaaacaaaagcttATTACCGACTAAGCAAAGAAAGATACTCAAAGCGACACGTGTATGACACATATACAAAAAGACTCCGAGCAGCGAAAGAGAAAAATTCCTATCTGTCTTACAAAGTGTCAGAAAcccaaacacaaaacaaaagcagaCGAAATTGAAATcgaaatcttcttcttcttcttccttcttgtgTCTGTTTATGCaattcatcttcttcgtcCTCTTCCCTTTCCTCGCATTCTCATCCTTCGCAGAAGAATCAAATCCCTCCCATTTCCAAAACATGGCCACTCTCGGCGGAGTCCACGAATCCCATGCCTCCGAGAACAGCCTCGAAACCGAAGACCTCGCTCGCTTCGCCGTTCAAGATCACAACAAGAAGGAGGTTTTTACTCTTTTTTgccttttaatttcttcaatATTATGCACTTGAAATTACTTCCCGCTCAATCAGTCAGTGACTTTTGATACATTTCTCGTACACCAACACGAACACCAACTGAATGGGAAGA
Above is a window of Prunus persica cultivar Lovell chromosome G2, Prunus_persica_NCBIv2, whole genome shotgun sequence DNA encoding:
- the LOC109947036 gene encoding uncharacterized protein LOC109947036 → MTHIQKDSEQRKRKIPICLTKCQKPKHKTKADEIEIEIFFFFFLLVSVYAIHLLRPLPFPRILILRRRIKSLPFPKHGHSRRSPRIPCLREQPRNRRPRSLRRSRSQQEGEHLLFPVLSSLAISQLLLWVIIFLFLVFKTFSSMCSHPWQYHSCSSRFGFRWKSRRLESEKQKALI